DNA from Candidatus Hydrogenedentota bacterium:
AGGCCGTTTGCGTTTCCTCTTCCGCACCGGCCGCGGCAGGCGCGCCGCCTTCCAGCAGATAGACAAGGCCGCCGGCCAGCAGCACGACGCTCTCGACGATCCAGAAAATCTTCAGCACGAGCCCGATGCCGCTGGTGAACCCGTAGCTGTGCAGGCCAACGCCAAGCAGGTTCACTCCCCACCACGAAAACGCCACGACCATGCCCATTGACACGGCACCCATGTGGATGCCCAAATCGCGGATGTACTTGCCGAGGCGGGCGTGGAGGATGATCAATCCCCACAATACGATCAGCAGTGCGCCGTTCTCCTTCGGGTCCCACCCCCAGAAACGGCCCCAGCTGTCATTGGCCCAGATGCCGCCGAGCACGGTGCCCACGCACGCGAAGAGCAGTCCAAAACAGAGCACGCCGTAGACCATCCGCGTCAGGCCGCGGTAGAAATCCGGGTCGTTGCGGCGGACGCGCAGCAGCTTGCCAAAGATGTACAGGTGCGATAGCACGCAAGCCAGCAGCCCGGCGCTGTAGCCCATGGTCACGGTCGTCACGTGCGTCGCCAGCCAGAAATTCGTGTCCAGCACGGCGACCAGGCTCGGCATGGTGTCCACCGCTTCCTTGATCTCGTAGCGGTAGGCCAAGAACATGCCGAACACGCCCACGAATGACGCGACGGCAATGGCAATACGCTTGCGGTTGATGAGTTCAATGAACAAGGAGACGATTACGGCCACGGCGGTCACGAAGAGGATGGTTTCGTAGAGCGTGGTGACCGGGGGCCGGTTACGGATGATGCAGCGCAGCGTAATGCCCGTAATCAGCAGCCCCGTGGGCGCGATGACGGAAAGCGCCGTGACCCACCCGACGATTCGCTTGCGCGGCAGCAGCCAGGAGATGGCCACTATCACAAAGCTCAGCACGTACAACCACTGACTGTAGAACATGAATTTGCCGCGATAAAACGCGACCTCGACGGGCACTCTGCCGTATTCGCCGCGGAGAGACGCGCGCTGGACGATATCCTGGTGGAACGACCGCAGTTCCGCGGCGAATGCGGCGTCAAGCGCGGCGTGTTGCGAGGCGTCGCCGGCCGCGGCGAGCCGCTCCTGCCGGTTTGCCGCCATTCTTTCAAGGCTTGCGACGAGCTGCAGCAGTTCCGGGTGTGGCTGTTCGTGGTCCAGCGCGACGTGCGGCAACTCGCCGGGCGAAAACCATTGCTTTTCAGCGGGGTCCGGCGGCGGAAACAACGCGAGGGCCTGCGCGCCCGAGAGGGCCGGCACGACCTGCTTGAAATACACGTCGCTCATGGCCTGACGTTCCTGCTCGACCTTCTCCGGGGCCAGTTGCCCGCTCTGCGCGGCTACCTCGCCCGAAACCTGGTTGAGCAAGGCCACGATCTCGCTCGCGCGAGCGCCATGCGGGTCCGTAATCGCTGCGGCAAGCGCGGTGCCCTCGGGCGCGGTGAAGCGCGCGCGCGCGAAGTCCAGGAACGCGGTCAGGTCCTCGAAACGCAAAAGGTTGTGCGCCAAATCCAGTATCTGCTGCTCGACGCCGACGCGCTGGCTGGCCTCGACCGAATCAAAATGCCGCGCCAGTTCGAGCAGCCGCTCGCGGCCGGGAAACAACTCGTTGTACGCATAGCGGTCCCGCTTCTTGGCGTGGGGCGCCACGCCGATAGCGTCGATGGCGTCGTAGGTGCTGACCAGGAAGCATGGGTAGGCTTTCGCGGCATCCGGGTAGAACAGGCAGTCGAGCATCCATTCGAGATGGCCGCGCCTCTCGCCCGAGGGCAGGCTCAGCGTGCGCGACCCGTTCAGCGCGAGCAGCGTGAACTGCGCGAACGTATCGAGCGGCTTAACGCGGCCCCCGTCCTGTACCGGCAACGTAGCGAAGAGGTCGAGTGTTTCCCGGTTCCAGGGCGGGGCGGCCGGCTGCGCGAAGGCCGGCACGGCACAGGTCAGGGCCAGCCCGGCAATCCACCAACAAGAAAACCGCTGCTTCATGAACGTTTCCTCTGCTCGCGCCGGAGATGGCCATACAAACGCTGAATGAAATGAAGCGACAAGCCAAACGAGATGATGATGCACGAATAGAGCGGCCACTGGTCGGCGGGATTGTTCACCACTTCGAAGACACTGTACATGCGGTCATTCGGGCCGGCGTCTTTCGGACCAAACGACGCCTGAAACAGCGTGTAGCCCTTGTGGCGCAGCGGCTCATTCATCCGGATTTCCACCTGACGCCGCACGTCGCCTTCAACCTGCGTGACCACGCTCTCGTAATTGCTGGCCATGCGCGTGCCCGGATGCTGCTCGTGGATGAACTTGTCGAGCACTATCGTGAACGGCGTCTTCCAGCGTTGCCGCCGCAGGTCGATGCTCCAGGCCGAATCGCCAATATCCACCACCCAAGGTATCGCCCCCCCACGCGCCGACCAGCCCCACAGGATACCTTTCTGCGCCTGTTCCTTCGCCTTTTCAATGACAACGGCGTAGGCGCCCGGGATATTCTGTTCGGCCTCCCTGCTTTTCGCCTGCGGGATGAGAGCGAACCCGTCGACGCCGTGAGCCAACCCGGATGCCGGTTGCACGGCGGCGTTAGGCGCGAAACCTTCTATCCGCAGGTCGAACGGCAGTGCCATGGCATGAAAGGTGCGGCTGTCTTCCGGGCCGAGGCCGGCAAAATGCTCCTGCGGGATGACCCACTGGCGGCCCTCTGTATTCGCGCCCACTTCCGTGACGGCGATTTCCCAGTCGTAATAGCTCTCGAATTCGTCGCTGCTTTCGCCTTCGTACAAGGTCATGTGCCCGCGAATGCTTAAATGATACGTGACCAGTCCGCCCAGCAGCATCAAGAGGATGCCGCTGTGGGCTATGAGCATTCCGGGGCGCGTCCAGCTTTTCGGCGCGCGGACAATCGCGCCGAAAACCAGATTCACGAAGAGCAAAGCCATCACGAGGTATGCGCCCGGCAGGGGAATGGGCACGGTATCGTACAACTCATAAATGACGTAGAAGGACTCGAAGTATTTTTTCTGAGCGTCATAGAGGCCGTGGTCCACCTGCTCGAGCGTGCCCAGCAGCGTGAGCAGGAAAAGAAACGCAAGCAGCACGATGGCAAAGCCGTAAGACGCGAGCAAACGGAACAGGTTGCGCACGAGAGTTGACATATTCTTCACTTCAACCGCTTTGCCGCATCGACTTGCAGAATGCGGCGAAGTTGTCCTTTTCCTGGGCCATTTGGGCCTCAGGTCCCACCATAATCACAAACAGCGTGCTTTCCTTGTACGGGGCCACGAGACCAAGGAACAATTGGCCCGGCAGCGTCGCCCCGGACATCCCCGTGTAGTCCCCTTGAATCTCGACGTACACCGCCTCGCGCCCCAGTATGGGCCAGCGCGGCAGCGCGGCCAGTTCCTCCGCGCTGAGCGGGGGCTGGTTCATCTGGTCGCGCCAGCGGTTGATGTTGGCGTCCACGCCGCCCGCCGTGCCCGAAAGCATGAAGGCGCGGCATTCACACACCCCGTCGTGCGCAGTATAGGTGACCAGGCGCATTGGTCTCGCGGGGGCCTGTTCCCAGCCGGCAGGCGTATCCCACTGCAGTCCCTGTGCGCCATTCGCGGGCGCTTCCGCGGCCTGCCCGGCCTGCGCCTCGCGCAATGATTCACAAAAGGCCTCGAAACGGGCCGTTTCCTGCTCGACTACGGAAGCGGGGCCGGTCAACCGCACAAAATAAGACTGACCGCCCTGCACGGCAGCAAGCGCGAGCATCATGTAGTCCGCCT
Protein-coding regions in this window:
- the ccsA gene encoding cytochrome c biogenesis protein CcsA, with the translated sequence MKQRFSCWWIAGLALTCAVPAFAQPAAPPWNRETLDLFATLPVQDGGRVKPLDTFAQFTLLALNGSRTLSLPSGERRGHLEWMLDCLFYPDAAKAYPCFLVSTYDAIDAIGVAPHAKKRDRYAYNELFPGRERLLELARHFDSVEASQRVGVEQQILDLAHNLLRFEDLTAFLDFARARFTAPEGTALAAAITDPHGARASEIVALLNQVSGEVAAQSGQLAPEKVEQERQAMSDVYFKQVVPALSGAQALALFPPPDPAEKQWFSPGELPHVALDHEQPHPELLQLVASLERMAANRQERLAAAGDASQHAALDAAFAAELRSFHQDIVQRASLRGEYGRVPVEVAFYRGKFMFYSQWLYVLSFVIVAISWLLPRKRIVGWVTALSVIAPTGLLITGITLRCIIRNRPPVTTLYETILFVTAVAVIVSLFIELINRKRIAIAVASFVGVFGMFLAYRYEIKEAVDTMPSLVAVLDTNFWLATHVTTVTMGYSAGLLACVLSHLYIFGKLLRVRRNDPDFYRGLTRMVYGVLCFGLLFACVGTVLGGIWANDSWGRFWGWDPKENGALLIVLWGLIILHARLGKYIRDLGIHMGAVSMGMVVAFSWWGVNLLGVGLHSYGFTSGIGLVLKIFWIVESVVLLAGGLVYLLEGGAPAAAGAEEETQTA
- a CDS encoding cytochrome c biogenesis protein ResB, translated to MSTLVRNLFRLLASYGFAIVLLAFLFLLTLLGTLEQVDHGLYDAQKKYFESFYVIYELYDTVPIPLPGAYLVMALLFVNLVFGAIVRAPKSWTRPGMLIAHSGILLMLLGGLVTYHLSIRGHMTLYEGESSDEFESYYDWEIAVTEVGANTEGRQWVIPQEHFAGLGPEDSRTFHAMALPFDLRIEGFAPNAAVQPASGLAHGVDGFALIPQAKSREAEQNIPGAYAVVIEKAKEQAQKGILWGWSARGGAIPWVVDIGDSAWSIDLRRQRWKTPFTIVLDKFIHEQHPGTRMASNYESVVTQVEGDVRRQVEIRMNEPLRHKGYTLFQASFGPKDAGPNDRMYSVFEVVNNPADQWPLYSCIIISFGLSLHFIQRLYGHLRREQRKRS